The following proteins come from a genomic window of Salvia hispanica cultivar TCC Black 2014 chromosome 4, UniMelb_Shisp_WGS_1.0, whole genome shotgun sequence:
- the LOC125221286 gene encoding uncharacterized protein LOC125221286 has product MAEDRVPVRASYVNLYKWPESNLDFVRSFKSKSRSGHRRALDSISCRQLYLRSYPLSREEDNHDTASFNCLGRGNKARKKNVKKAKSTTCSALAYIFRRLLSCTTDVDVAN; this is encoded by the coding sequence ATGGCCGAGGACCGCGTCCCGGTGAGAGCCAGCTACGTGAACCTCTACAAATGGCCGGAATCCAACTTGGACTTCGTTAGGTCCTTCAAATCCAAATCTCGCAGCGGACACCGTAGAGCGCTGGACAGTATTTCATGCAGACAACTCTATTTGAGAAGCTACCCTCTTTCCCGAGAGGAAGACAATCATGACACGGCGTCGTTTAATTGTCTCGGTAGAGGTAACAAAGCCAGAAAGAAGAATGTGAAGAAGGCCAAGTCTACGACCTGCTCCGCCTTGGCCTATATTTTCAGGCGCCTCTTGTCTTGCACCACCGACGTTGATGTTGCTAACTAA
- the LOC125221790 gene encoding probable receptor-like protein kinase At5g59700, producing the protein MRCYLTSIACCFELGGVILAQFLMMGFGFSIWVLLLLNLACCSRGFTPVDQYYVNCGSSSDVVVGNITFVADKSAAKYLSTPQEILADSNLNSITRAEDSPLFRTARIFNGPSRYTFPIGQGGRHWIRLNFFPFDYPNYDMKSASFSVFSQKTTLLSDFTPKAAIVREYSVNVEKGDLVITFSPSSNSIAFVNAIEVVSVPNDLIADSAQLYSSSGQFTGLTAQSLQTVARLNMGGPFVSLVNDTLGRNWESDSSYLKDPNLATTKSNIPAVQYAAGGATSDAAPQTVYGTCTKMDSGSDPRSNFNVTWDIPVDPGFQYLVRLHFCDIVSTSSIDLVFNVYIDTYVVYRDLELASKLNGKLATAFFGDFVTPVLTKPNVSVSIGPSAASSYPDAFLNGLEVMKIRNAKDSLAGASVLPSFPKSKKKWGIIVGVSVGVPVALILVGILFFMHRRRKQERLKFSKTWVPISVNGGASHTMGSKYSTGTTVSVGSNMSYRIPFVAVQDATNNFDESWVIGVGGFGKVYKGELHDGTKVAVKRGNPRSQQGLAEFRTEIEMLSQFRHRHLVSLIGYCDEKNEMILVYEYMENGTVKSHLYGSDNPSLGWKERLEICIGAARGLHYLHTGYAKAVIHRDVKSANILLDENLMAKVADFGLSKTGPELDQTHVSTAVKGSFGYLDPEYFRRQQLTEKSDVYSFGVVLFEVLCARPVIDPTLSREMVNLAEWAMNWQQKGQLDHIIDKHLVGKIRPDSLRKFGETAEKCLADYGVDRPSMGDVLWNLEYALQLQEAVIQNDPDENSTNAIGHLSPQVGEFNHGDTTTSVAQFETSVVDDLSGVSMSRVFSQLVKSEGR; encoded by the coding sequence ATGCGCTGTTATTTGACCTCAATTGCGTGCTGTTTTGAGTTGGGAGGTGTTATCTTAGCTCAATTTCTGATGATGGGATTTGGGTTTTCAATCTGGGTTTTGTTGCTATTGAATCTTGCTTGCTGTTCGAGGGGATTTACACCTGTTGATCAATACTATGTCAACTGTGGATCGTCGAGTGATGTCGTTGTCGgtaatattacttttgttgcTGATAAATCTGCTGCGAAATATCTGTCAACTCCTCAGGAAATATTGGCTGATAGCAATCTCAATTCGATTACTAGAGCTGAAGATTCccctttgtttagaactgctAGAATCTTTAATGGGCCGTCTAGGTATACGTTTCCGATTGGGCAGGGCGGTAGGCATTGGATCCGCCTGAATTTCTTCCCTTTTGACTATCCCAATTATGATATGAAATCTGCTAGTTTCTCTGTTTTCTCCCAGAAGACTACACTGCTTAGTGATTTCACCCCTAAGGCTGCTATTGTTAGGGAATACTCTGTTAATGTGGAGAAGGGAGACCTTGTCATCACCTTTTCTCCTTCTAGCAATTCAATTGCTTTTGTTAATGCAATTGAGGTTGTTTCCGTGCCCAATGACCTCATAGCTGATTCTGCACAGCTATACAGTTCTTCAGGTCAGTTTACTGGGCTGACGGCTCAGTCTCTGCAGACTGTTGCCCGGTTGAATATGGGTGGCCCGTTCGTGTCATTGGTGAATGATACGTTGGGGCGTAACTGGGAATCAGATAGTTCATATTTGAAAGATCCGAATCTTGCTACTACTAAATCCAATATCCCAGCCGTCCAGTACGCTGCTGGTGGTGCAACGTCAGACGCTGCACCACAAACTGTCTACGGGACTTGCACCAAGATGGACTCTGGTAGTGATCCTAGGAGCAATTTTAATGTCACCTGGGACATCCCGGTGGATCCTGGTTTTCAGTACTTGGTTCGGTTGCACTTCTGTGACATTGTGAGTACATCATCTATAGATCTCGTCTTTAATGTTTACATTGACACATATGTCGTTTATCGGGATCTGGAACTAGCTTCAAAACTTAATGGGAAGTTGGCCACTGCTTTCTTTGGGGATTTTGTTACCCCGGTGCTCACTAAACCTAACGTTAGTGTAAGCATTGGCCCATCTGCTGCAAGTTCTTACCCTGACGCCTTTCTTAACGGGTTGGAGGttatgaaaataagaaatgcCAAGGACAGTCTTGCGGGGGCATCTGTTTTGCCATCATTTCCTAAATCAAAGAAGAAATGGGGAATTATTGTGGGTGTGAGTGTTGGGGTACCGGTGGCATTGATTTTGGTCGGGATTCTGTTTTTCATGCACAGGAGAAGGAAACAAGAACGTCTCAAATTCTCAAAAACATGGGTTCCTATATCGGTTAATGGTGGAGCTTCCCATACCATGGGAAGCAAATATTCAACTGGCACAACAGTTAGTGTTGGTTCTAACATGAGCTACCGCATCCCCTTTGTAGCAGTTCAAGATGCAACAAACAACTTTGATGAGAGCTGGGTGATTGGAGTCGGTGGATTTGGCAAGGTTTACAAGGGAGAACTACATGATGGTACAAAGGTAGCTGTTAAGAGAGGCAATCCCAGGTCCCAACAAGGCTTAGCAGAATTCAGAACTGAAATTGAGATGCTTTCCCAATTCCGCCATCGCCATTTGGTTTCCTTGATTGGTTACTgtgatgaaaaaaatgagatgatTCTGGTGTACGAGTACATGGAGAATGGAACCGTCAAAAGCCATCTGTACGGTTCTGATAATCCAAGTTTAGGCTGGAAAGAGAGACTTGAGATATGCATTGGAGCTGCAAGAGGGTTGCACTATCTCCACACCGGGTATGCCAAAGCAGTTATTCATCGTGATGTGAAGTCAGCAAACATATTGCTGGATGAGAACTTAATGGCTAAGGTTGCTGACTTTGGACTTTCTAAGACGGGGCCAGAGCTTGATCAAACTCATGTCAGCACAGCTGTCAAAGGAAGCTTCGGATACCTCGATCCAGAGTATTTCAGAAGGCAGCAGCTGACAGAAAAATCAGATGTTTACTCATTTGGTGTGGTCTTGTTTGAAGTTCTATGCGCCAGGCCTGTGATAGATCCAACTCTTTCTCGAGAAATGGTTAACTTAGCTGAATGGGCAATGAACTGGCAGCAGAAGGGTCAGCTGGATCACATCATCGATAAGCATCTTGTGGGGAAGATAAGACCCGATTCCCTCAGAAAGTTTGGAGAAACAGCAGAGAAATGCTTGGCCGATTATGGGGTGGACAGACCCTCGATGGGTGACGTTCTTTGGAATCTTGAATACGCTCTTCAGCTTCAAGAGGCAGTCATCCAGAATGATCCCGATGAGAACAGCACAAATGCTATTGGCCACCTGTCTCCACAAGTTGGCGAGTTCAACCATGGCGACACTACCACTTCCGTTGCCCAATTTGAGACCTCAGTTGTTGATGATCTTTCCGGTGTTTCAATGAGTAGAGTTTTCTCACAGCTGGTCAAGTCTGAGGGGAGGTAA
- the LOC125219942 gene encoding probable LRR receptor-like serine/threonine-protein kinase At1g05700, which translates to MANLPLITCVLLALCSLSLAANVFISIDCGSSATYKDENGIVWTGDDDYINTGESRSVQPSNSYNRVMDTMRVFRNQSKHCYTINNVKQGRILLRASFLYGNYDGKNSPPAFDLTFDSYYWAYVNNSVPTPSRYEVIYTTTKESISVCVSQYAADQFPYISALEVRSLDSDMYQGLGAYKDIYPLFTRRRIAFGTNETIRFPADPYDRQWPVDGLPMNGSIRVSGNANLESGLTTDNPPPAVLRSAVTAPTRNSTIQFNLALSTKFNSSVYINWYFSEVARLGPNETRMFSFYKDNVPLTDPFSPPYENCTQKYTSNMTLSANNTITLVPTENSTLPPLVNAMEVFILGDFPLDNGTRTQDVQGLASLQEAFRLLKNWSGDPCLPKLYNWDWVKCDGDRVTTLLLSGYGLSGPLPDFSSMTSLHTINLSNNSLSGEIPEFLGRLPNLQILNLENNRFNGTIPTSLSNKKDLILRVSGNPQLCTSNSSCKTSVASPKPNSAFTTRKNILEMVFTTIVSSIIVLHLS; encoded by the exons ATGGCTAATCTGCCCTTGATCACCTGTGTGCTCTTAGCTCTATGCAGCCTATCTTTAGCAGCAAATg TTTTCATCAGCATCGACTGCGGGTCATCTGCGACATACAAAGACGAGAACGGGATTGTGTGGACGGGGGACGATGATTACATAAACACAGGCGAATCCCGTTCTGTGCAGCCTTCGAATTCCTACAACCGAGTGATGGACACGATGAGAGTGTTCAGGAACCAGAGCAAGCACTGCTACACCATCAACAACGTCAAGCAGGGGCGCATCCTCCTACGCGCCTCGTTCCTCTACGGGAACTATGACGGCAAAAACTCCCCTCCGGCCTTTGATCTGACGTTCGACAGCTACTACTGGGCTTACGTGAATAACAGCGTGCCCACGCCATCCCGTTACGAGGTGATCTACACGACGACCAAGGAGTCCATCAGCGTCTGCGTTTCCCAGTACGCAGCAGACCAGTTTCCCTACATATCTGCTCTCGAAGTCAGGAGTCTCGACTCCGACATGTATCAAGGTCTGGGTGCTTACAAGGACATTTACCCCTTGTTCACAAGGAGAAGGATTGCTTTTGGTACTAATGAAACCATAAG GTTTCCAGCAGATCCGTATGACAGACAATGGCCAGTTGATGGGTTGCCTATGAACGGAAGTATCCGAGTTTCGGGCAACGCCAATCTAGAAAGCGGGCTAACGACCGATAACCCCCCGCCTGCAGTGCTGCGGAGTGCGGTTACTGCACCCACCCGCAATTCAACCATACAATTTAACCTCGCATTATCTACCAAGTTTAATTCTTCCGTCTACATAAACTGGTACTTCTCGGAGGTTGCTCGCCTCGGACCCAACGAAACTCGAATGTTCTCATTCTACAAGGACAACGTGCCCTTAACCGATCCCTTTTCCCCGCCTTATGAGAACTGCACGCAGAAGTATACCAGCAACATGACACTTTCGGCAAACAACACCATTACTCTTGTCCCCACCGAAAACTCTACGCTCCCGCCCCTCGTCAATGCAATGGAAGTCTTTATCCTCGGGGATTTCCCGCTCGACAACGGCACTCGGACCCAAGATG TTCAAGGGTTAGCTTCGCTGCAAGAAGCGTTCCGTTTGTTGAAAAACTGGAGCGGCGATCCATGTCTTCCTAAACTTTATAACTGGGATTGGGTCAAATGCGACGGTGATAGAGTCACAACACT GCTTCTAAGTGGCTATGGACTTTCGGGGCCGCTACCGGATTTTAGTTCCATGACTTCTCTTCATACAAT AAATCTTTCAAATAACAGCTTGAGTGGGGAAATTCCTGAATTTCTTGGGCGGTTGCCGAATCTCCAAATATT GAATCTCGAAAATAACCGTTTCAATGGTACCATTCCAACCtcattatcaaataaaaaggaCCTAATTTTACG GGTGAGCGGAAATCCACAGCTGTGTACATCAAATTCATCGTGCAAAACTTCGGTGGCAAGTCCAAAGCCAAACTCTGCCTTCACGACGAGGAAGAATATTCTGGAAATGGTGTTCACCACCATAGTTTCATCCATCATCGTATTGCACTTGAGTTAG
- the LOC125220079 gene encoding ankyrin repeat-containing protein At5g02620-like, with translation MEAPANPRKKMVKQLTGKREDTALHSAARAGQIVAIRSIINGAEGEEELGDLLSKQNSAGETPLFVAAEYGYFEVVREMISHYSLADAGIKAKNGFDALHIAAKQGDLGVVKVLMESHPELSMTVDSSNTTALHTAATQGHMEIVEYLLGWERNLATIAKSNGKTALHSAARNGHLGVVDVLLEKEPRITTRTDNKGQTALHMAVKGHNTHVVEKLITADPSTINMLDTKGNTALHIATRKGRAQIVKMLLDRKETDTKLVNKSNETAMDTAEKLGQGEAAGILQEYGVVSVKKIKPEPATRARELKQTVSDIKHEVHDQLEHTRQTRRRVQGIAKRLDKMHAEGLNNAINSTTVVAVLIATVAFAAIFTVPGQYADDPRELAPGVSLGEANVAPQLPFLIFFLFDSFALFISLAVVVVQTSVVVIECKAKKQMMAIINKLMWLACVLISVAYMALAFIVVGRKERWLAIGVAVIGTTILATTLGTMSYWVVVHRIEAKNKKSLRRKSSRGSRSWSISALSDSDVDFKKMYAI, from the exons ATGGAGGCTCCTGCCAACCCCCGGAAGAAGATGGTGAAGCAACTGACCGGGAAACGGGAAGACACAGCGCTGCATTCTGCGGCTAGAGCAGGGCAGATTGTGGCTATTAGGAGCATCATCAATGGTGCTGAGGGAGAGGAGGAGCTCGGTGATCTGCTGTCGAAGCAGAACTCAGCTGGTGAGACGCCGTTGTTTGTGGCTGCAGAGTATGGCTACTTTGAGGTGGTGCGGGAGATGATCAGCCACTACTCTTTAGCCGATGCAGGAATCAAAGCCAAGAATGGATTTGATGCCCTCCACATTGCTGCCAAGCAAGGCGATTTGG GAGTGGTGAAGGTGTTGATGGAGTCGCATCCGGAGCTATCTATGACGGTTGATTCATCGAACACGACAGCTCTGCATACAGCTGCGACGCAAGGGCACATGGAAATAGTGGAGTACTTGTTGGGTTGGGAGAGAAATCTGGCTACTATAGCCAAAAGCAATGGCAAAACAGCACTCCACTCTGCAGCCAGGAACGGGCATTTAGGCGTTGTCGACGTCCTTCTGGAGAAGGAGCCCCGGATCACTACACGAACCGATAACAAGGGCCAGACCGCACTCCACATGGCCGTTAAAGGCCACAATACTCATGTGGTTGAAAAGCTTATCACGGCCGATCCCTCCACCATCAATATGCTCGACACTAAAGGAAACACTGCATTGCACATCGCCACTCGCAAAGGCAGAGCTCAG ATTGTGAAGATGCTGCTCGACCGGAAAGAAACCGACACGAAGCTAGTGAACAAGTCGAACGAAACAGCCATGGACACTGCAGAGAAGCTCGGGCAGGGAGAGGCAGCGGGCATCCTGCAGGAGTACGGCGTGGTGAGCGTGAAGAAAATCAAGCCCGAGCCAGCAACGCGGGCGCGCGAGCTGAAGCAGACGGTGAGCGACATCAAGCACGAGGTCCACGACCAGCTGGAGCACACGCGGCAGACGAGGAGGCGAGTGCAGGGGATCGCGAAGCGGCTGGACAAGATGCACGCGGAAGGGCTGAACAACGCCATCAACTCGACCACGGTGGTGGCGGTGCTCATTGCCACGGTGGCGTTCGCGGCCATCTTCACTGTCCCGGGGCAGTACGCGGACGACCCGCGGGAGCTGGCCCCGGGGGTGTCTCTGGGCGAGGCAAACGTGGCGCCGCAGCTGCCGTTCCTCATCTTCTTCCTGTTCGACTCGTTCGCGCTCTTCATATCgctggcggtggtggtggtgcaGACGTCGGTGGTGGTGATCGAGTGCAAGGCGAAGAAGCAGATGATGGCGATCATCAACAAGCTCATGTGGCTGGCGTGCGTGCTCATCTCGGTCGCGTATATGGCGCTGGCGTTTATAGTGGTGGGGAGGAAGGAGCGGTGGCTGGCGATTGGGGTGGCGGTCATCGGAACCACAATACTGGCGACGACGTTAGGCACCATGAGTTATTGGGTGGTTGTGCATCGGATTGAGGCCAAGAACAAGAAGAGTTTGAGAAGGAAGAGCTCTCGAGGCTCCAGATCCTGGTCGATTTCCGCGCTCTCTGATTCTGATGTTGATTTCAAGAAAATGTATGCAATTTGA
- the LOC125220020 gene encoding 3-ketoacyl-CoA synthase 12-like, producing MDVKDLFSSLLFLLPLSYFLWTAYDRRRCRSCYILDYECYKPGDERKLSTKFSGEVIQRNKQLGVYEYKFLLKTIVSSGIGEETYAPQMVFDGREASATLDDGLLEMDEFFLDSIAALLKRTAITASDIDLLVVNISMLSTAPSLSARIINLYKMRDDVKVYNLTGMGCSASVVAINVVENVFKTRKNSVAMVVTSESLSPNWYMGKDRSKMLANCLFRTGGCALILTNKPSLKEKAMFKLKTLVRTHHGASDEAYGCCEQKEDDLGFVGVHLGKNLPKAATRAFIDNLKEIAPKILPIRELIRFLTAKNLRKVRRRWNKAAAGKVATINFKSGVDHFCLHTGGKAVIDAIGQNLGLSEYDVEPARMTLHRFGNTSASSLWYVLAYMEAKKRLKKGDKVFMISFGAGFKCNSCVWEVVRDLNGDNVWKSFIDCYPKKNLTNPFFDKFGWVQDADDNFSIPDDYQIPE from the exons ATGGATGTTAAAGACTTGTTTTCCTctctcctcttcctcctcccaCTCTCCTACTTCCTGTGGACCGCCTACgaccgccgccgctgccgcagCTGCTACATCCTCGACTACGAGTGCTACAAGCCCGGCGACGAGAGGAAGCTCAGCACCAAATTCTCCGGCGAGGTCATCCAACGCAACAAACAACTTGGCGTCTACGAGTACAAATTCCTCCTCAAGACCATCGTCAGCTCCGGCATCGGCGAGGAGACCTACGCCCCGCAGATGGTCTTCGACGGCCGCGAGGCCTCCGCCACGCTGGACGACGGCCTCCTCGAGATGGACGAGTTCTTCCTCGACAGCATCGCCGCCCTGCTCAAGCGCACCGCCATCACCGCCTCCGACATCGACCTCCTCGTTGTCAACATCTCCATGCTCTCCACTGCCCCGTCCCTCTCAGCGCGCATCATCAACCTCTACAAGATGAGGGACGACGTCAAGGTCTACAACCTCACCGGAATGGGCTGCAGCGCCAGCGTCGTCGCCATCAACGTCGTCGAGAACGTCTTCAAAACTCGGAAGAACTCAGTAGCCATGGTGGTCACATCCGAATCCCTTAGCCCCAACTG GTACATGGGCAAAGACCGGTCAAAGATGCTCGCAAACTGCCTATTCCGGACGGGCGGCTGCGCTCTCATCCTAACGAACAAGCCATCGTTAAAGGAAAAGGCCATGTTCAAGCTAAAAACCCTCGTCCGGACCCACCACGGAGCCAGCGACGAGGCGTACGGGTGCTGCGAGCAGAAGGAGGACGACCTCGGGTTCGTGGGCGTCCACCTCGGGAAGAATCTCCCTAAGGCGGCCACGCGGGCGTTCATCGACAATTTGAAAGAGATAGCGCCGAAGATCCTCCCCATACGGGAGCTGATCCGGTTCCTGACGGCGAAGAATCTCCGGAAGGTGCGGCGGAGATGGAACAAGGCGGCGGCGGGGAAGGTGGCGACGATCAACTTCAAGAGCGGGGTGGATCACTTCTGCCTGCACACGGGTGGGAAGGCGGTGATCGATGCGATAGGGCAGAACTTGGGGCTGAGTGAGTATGACGTGGAGCCGGCGAGGATGACGCTGCACCGGTTCGGGAACACGTCGGCGAGTAGCCTATGGTACGTGCTGGCGTACATGGAGGCGAAGAAGAGGCTGAAGAAGGGAGACAAGGTGTTTATGATAAGTTTTGGGGCAGGGTTCAAGTGCAACAGCTGTGTTTGGGAGGTTGTCAGGGATTTGAATGGTGATAATGTGTGGAAGAGTTTCATTGATTGCTACCCAAAGAAGAATTTGACCAATCCCTTCTTTGATAAATTTGGATGGGTTCAGGATGCGGATGATAACTTCAGCATTCCAGATGATTATCAGATTCCGGAGTAA